A genomic window from Chrysoperla carnea chromosome 3, inChrCarn1.1, whole genome shotgun sequence includes:
- the LOC123296778 gene encoding gastrula zinc finger protein XlCGF49.1-like translates to MANNSFKDEIDPLLRNEENNIKRKQDVNKQILNENVKMEESGLVTQVLIKEEIDLENGINQENVNLTQVWIKEEKLEESDSMEHEHDQKNKKFACDFCNKTFNRRSHFIVHKRIHTGEKPFLCEICGKSFSQSQPLIAHNLIHTGEEPFSCEICDKKFRHQNNLIVHKRTHTGEKPFSCDVCDKNFTQQSVLNTHKRIHTGEKPFSCEICDKKFTRQNTLKQHKRIHSGETPYLSDMCEKTFSC, encoded by the coding sequence atggcaaataattcatttaaagatGAAATTGATCCTTTATTGAGAAACGAAGAAAACAACATTAAACGTAAACAAgacgtaaataaacaaatactgAACGAAAATGTTAAAATGGAAGAAAGTGGTTTAGTGACAcaagttttaattaaagaagaaatagaTCTGGAAAATGGTATAAATCAAGAAAATGTGAATTTGACGCAAGTGTGGATCAAGGAGGAAAAATTAGAAGAAAGTGACTCAATGGAACATGAGCatgatcaaaaaaataaaaaatttgcatgtgatttttgtaataaaaccttCAATCGACGAAGCCATTTTATTGTACACAAACGAATTCACacgggagaaaaaccatttttatgtgaaatttgtgGTAAATCGTTTTCACAGTCGCAACCTTTAATTGCCCACAATCTAATTCACACGGGTGAAGAACCATTCtcttgtgaaatttgtgataaaaaattccgtcatcaaaataatttaatcgttCACAAACGAACTCACacgggagaaaaaccattttcatgtgatgtttgtgataaaaattttactcagcaaagtgttttaaatacacataaaaggattcatacaggtgaaaaaccattttcctgtgaaatttgtgataaaaaatttacccgccaaaatactttaaaacaaCACAAACGAATTCACTCGGGGGAAACCCCTTATTTAAGTGATATgtgtgaaaaaacattttcatgttAG
- the LOC123296779 gene encoding zinc finger protein 70-like, with product MEDETQKLEDKTHSKSEKNKPKCPFCNKIFSQRSNLIVHQRTHTGGKPFSCVVCGKTFSQSHGLIEHKRIHTGEKPFSCELCDKSFNRRSILIAHKRTHTEEQPFSCEICGKKFRQLSGLFKHKRRIHIKGDFANENVAEENVRIKEEINFDQV from the coding sequence ATGGAAGATGAAACCCAGAAATTAGAAGATAAAACTcattcaaaatctgaaaaaaacaaaccaaaatgtccgttttgtaataaaatcttcAGCCAACGAAGTAATTTAATTGTACATCAACGCACTCATACCGGaggaaaaccattttcatgtgtaGTTTGTGGTAAAACGTTTTCTCAGTCTCATGGTTTAAttgaacataaacgaattcatactggtgaaaaaccattttcctgtgaattgtgtgataaatcatttaatcgACGAAGTATTTTAATTGCCCACAAACGAACTCATACTGAAGAacaaccattttcatgtgaaatttgtgggAAAAAATTTAGGCAACTAAGtggtttatttaaacataaaaggaGGATTCACATCAAGGGTGATTTTGCTAATGAAAATGTTGCAGAAGAAAATGTTCGAATTAAAgaggaaataaattttgatcaagtATGA